One window of the bacterium genome contains the following:
- a CDS encoding ATP-binding protein yields MLTIALYSFGYHRSGIPVDPHGNHGGFVFDARCLPNPGREAQYRHVSGLDDAVRAYLEKQPETAVFLSHAIAMIEHAAGLYNARKFEHLQVSFGCTGGQHRSVFCVEYAARMLRLHGYTCTVEHTERERWQ; encoded by the coding sequence ATGCTCACCATTGCGCTTTATTCCTTTGGCTATCACCGCAGCGGTATCCCCGTCGATCCCCACGGCAATCACGGGGGGTTTGTGTTCGATGCGCGCTGCCTGCCCAATCCCGGCCGGGAGGCGCAGTACAGACATGTCAGCGGACTCGATGACGCGGTGCGAGCGTACCTGGAGAAGCAGCCCGAAACCGCCGTCTTTCTCTCGCATGCGATCGCGATGATCGAACATGCCGCCGGTCTGTACAACGCGCGGAAATTTGAACATCTCCAGGTTTCATTCGGCTGCACGGGGGGGCAGCATCGCTCGGTATTCTGCGTCGAGTATGCGGCACGCATGCTGCGGCTGCATGGCTACACCTGTACGGTCGAACATACCGAACGGGAGCGCTGGCAATGA
- a CDS encoding phosphotransferase, which yields MITPGLEHSGVQDEDLRWLEQAFHDTFGASAEAAVLLKGDASDRKLLRIRGGGNSAIGVMGPSLEENRAFIAFARGFRASRLPVPEIHAVDPRERCYLEEDLGETTLAAWLDSHREGDGIDAAAEQMYRDVLDDLLRFQIDAADAVDYSYCYQTAEFGTDAMRFDLAYFRSMFLEPLVRIPYDSSAYVRDGERLISLLLESERRFFLYRDFQSRNIMVRDGAPWFIDFQSGRRGALQYDVAALLFDSKGRLPRDIRQRLLEHYMDGVQRRISIERRSFARLFEGFAVLRLLQALGAFGNLGLNKNKPSFLTLIPSRLQSLAMLVREAEIMENLPNLQKLLLDISGQPDALHLEFPES from the coding sequence ATGATAACCCCGGGGCTTGAACACAGCGGTGTGCAGGACGAAGACCTGCGCTGGCTGGAACAGGCGTTCCACGATACCTTTGGCGCATCTGCAGAAGCTGCGGTCCTGCTCAAGGGGGATGCTTCAGACCGTAAACTTCTGCGTATTCGTGGGGGTGGCAATTCCGCGATCGGGGTCATGGGACCGTCCCTCGAAGAAAATCGCGCGTTTATCGCTTTTGCAAGAGGATTCAGAGCTTCCAGACTCCCTGTACCCGAAATCCATGCCGTCGACCCGCGGGAGCGGTGTTATCTCGAAGAGGATCTCGGGGAAACAACGCTGGCGGCATGGCTGGACTCGCATCGCGAAGGTGATGGCATCGATGCCGCAGCGGAACAAATGTATCGCGACGTCCTCGATGATCTTCTCCGCTTCCAGATCGATGCCGCTGATGCTGTCGACTATTCCTATTGCTACCAGACCGCTGAATTCGGGACCGATGCCATGCGCTTCGATCTCGCGTACTTTCGATCGATGTTTCTCGAGCCGCTCGTTCGTATCCCATACGACAGCAGCGCATATGTCCGCGACGGGGAGCGCCTGATTTCATTGCTGCTCGAGTCTGAGCGGAGGTTCTTTCTGTACAGGGATTTTCAATCCCGCAATATCATGGTTCGTGACGGCGCGCCATGGTTCATCGATTTTCAGTCCGGCCGACGCGGAGCGCTGCAATATGATGTGGCTGCCCTGTTGTTTGACAGCAAGGGACGCCTCCCGCGGGACATACGGCAGCGTCTGCTTGAACATTACATGGACGGTGTGCAACGGCGCATTTCGATAGAACGGCGCAGCTTCGCCCGTCTCTTTGAAGGATTCGCTGTTCTTCGCCTGCTGCAGGCGCTCGGCGCATTCGGGAATCTCGGGCTCAACAAGAACAAGCCGTCCTTTCTCACTCTGATTCCTTCGCGTCTGCAGAGCCTTGCCATGCTTGTCAGGGAGGCTGAGATCATGGAGAACCTTCCGAACCTGCAGAAACTGCTGCTCGATATCAGCGGTCAGCCTGACGCCCTTCATCTCGAATTCCCGGAGTCCTGA
- a CDS encoding DUF885 domain-containing protein, translating to MKRTLLFLLPVLLLLFSCSSDSRSDEDRAFEALADRFLQQYLATFPEAATALGDHRFDDLLNDCTAEGYAEAAALYRAYRDTLRSIRVETLSPEHMIDYDIFQHVLDEGIFEIEELREWQWNPLDYNASDAIYLLIARDGIPLEQRMRSAMHRMNAMQHVLGCARVNLQHPPLIHTQTAILQNAGSIALLEVTMQPFIDSLPPALRDSVSIARDAAVQELEAYELWLRNELLDRSTGDFRLGEELYSRKFALQLDTDLAPQELLEEAERLLDVTTEEMDRVASSLYAKLMPEAPLPAERGERIRAVLDLLAQDHPSDSTIVGLAETTLEEARAFVLKHQLVTVPKEPLDIIVMPEFQRGVAVAYCDSPGALEKNGKTFFAIAPTPEHWPESRRASFYREYNTHMLKDLVVHEAMPGHYLQLVTANHAETPTLLRNVFPSGVFAEGWATYCEQFMADAGFGGEAMHMQQLKMYLRLLINAIIDQRIHRGGMSEAEAMDLMMRRGFQEEGEAAGKWRRACLTSVQLSTYFYGNMKIRQLRDRVQAAEGEQFSLRAFHDRLLSFGTINPKYHPMLMKLPAPSPPVAAR from the coding sequence ATGAAACGCACCCTTCTCTTCCTCCTTCCCGTCCTGCTGCTCCTGTTCTCATGCAGCAGCGACTCGCGCAGTGACGAAGACCGCGCCTTCGAGGCGCTGGCAGATCGTTTCCTGCAGCAGTATCTCGCCACCTTCCCCGAAGCGGCCACGGCGCTGGGCGACCATCGCTTTGACGATCTTCTCAATGATTGCACTGCCGAAGGATATGCCGAAGCTGCGGCACTCTACCGCGCCTACCGCGATACCCTCCGCAGCATCAGGGTGGAGACGCTTTCGCCCGAGCACATGATCGACTATGACATTTTTCAGCACGTGCTCGACGAAGGGATTTTCGAAATCGAGGAACTGCGGGAATGGCAATGGAATCCGCTGGATTACAACGCCAGTGATGCGATCTATTTGCTCATCGCGCGCGACGGCATCCCGCTCGAACAGCGTATGCGCTCGGCCATGCATCGGATGAACGCGATGCAGCACGTCCTGGGGTGTGCGCGGGTGAATCTGCAGCATCCACCGCTCATCCATACCCAGACAGCCATCCTGCAGAATGCGGGAAGTATCGCCCTGCTGGAAGTCACCATGCAGCCCTTCATCGATTCGCTGCCTCCGGCACTGCGTGACTCCGTATCCATTGCACGTGACGCGGCGGTGCAGGAGCTGGAAGCCTATGAGCTCTGGCTGCGAAATGAACTCCTGGACAGGTCGACAGGGGATTTCCGCCTGGGAGAGGAGCTGTACAGCCGCAAGTTCGCGCTGCAACTCGATACCGACCTCGCGCCACAGGAACTGCTTGAAGAGGCAGAGCGACTGCTCGACGTTACGACGGAGGAAATGGACCGGGTCGCATCCTCACTGTATGCGAAGCTTATGCCGGAAGCTCCGCTTCCCGCGGAACGCGGAGAACGCATCCGCGCTGTGCTCGACCTGCTGGCGCAGGACCACCCCAGCGACAGCACCATTGTCGGACTGGCGGAAACGACGCTTGAGGAAGCCAGGGCGTTTGTTCTCAAACATCAGCTCGTGACGGTGCCGAAAGAGCCGCTCGATATCATCGTCATGCCTGAGTTCCAGCGTGGTGTCGCCGTCGCGTACTGTGATTCCCCCGGGGCACTCGAGAAAAACGGGAAGACCTTCTTTGCCATCGCTCCGACGCCAGAACACTGGCCGGAAAGCCGCAGGGCGTCGTTCTATCGTGAGTACAACACGCATATGCTCAAAGATCTGGTTGTCCACGAAGCCATGCCAGGGCACTACCTGCAGCTCGTGACCGCCAATCATGCCGAGACACCGACACTGCTGCGCAACGTGTTTCCCAGCGGCGTCTTCGCAGAGGGATGGGCGACATACTGTGAGCAGTTCATGGCGGACGCAGGCTTTGGTGGTGAGGCCATGCACATGCAGCAGCTCAAGATGTATCTCCGCCTCCTGATCAATGCGATTATTGACCAGCGCATTCATCGTGGCGGGATGAGCGAAGCAGAAGCGATGGATCTGATGATGCGCCGCGGTTTCCAGGAAGAGGGAGAGGCCGCGGGCAAGTGGAGGCGGGCCTGTCTGACCAGTGTGCAGCTCAGCACGTATTTCTATGGCAACATGAAAATCCGTCAGCTGCGCGACCGCGTGCAGGCCGCGGAAGGGGAGCAGTTCTCGCTCCGCGCGTTTCATGACCGCCTGCTTTCGTTCGGCACCATCAACCCGAAATATCATCCCATGCTGATGAAGCTCCCTGCACCATCGCCGCCGGTTGCCGCGCGATGA
- a CDS encoding SpoIIE family protein phosphatase — MRNTLNGISTSWIRLMYTVFAMLVLAVTSYNFMHIMVWRVPSNDQCKWQQLYSDTTRIHVYHLSEGGAADRGGLEPGDIITSVNGVPVSRTTDIRPILDASPRSDSVQLGIERDHRSRQILLTRHEGEDTLGVLLRDRIFETMVITDIVQDGVTDRAGVKDGDVLLRIDGVSVNNPRGPQYYLNMHEAGSTARFLVDRDGQLRTFNVSVRKTFNYPYLAQFLLGLGFLLVGYLVVMARPQGSIQRKFARFGIFAMFFFGMSTLAISDYYDPLWKVRTMGSINLLARALAPPTFISFFLFFPVRRAITQRRWLMPVLYGTTALASLYSLAFYFQRDLGLVLGKELVAVAEILPYAFFLTGLGLFIHSYYRKVEPDRRVQLRPILQSVFIGIAAFLYILILTTTYRFAIFLQPYLLIPALLVIGIPPAFGYSIIKYRLMDFTVIVKRSLMYGLITAAIAAIYLGVVFGLGSLLGNVLGETDNQLLTLVAFIAIALLFDPLKQRVQLGIDRLFYRERYNYQKALLEFSNELPRQINLEQILSSVVNRIASTMHVEKVSVGLCDGDNGCNVLSKNIPEEFVEFSAQEGGILQLLKKTRAPFSVAHLDEDERITSEVDRQKLEASGIILMVPMFLQDRMIGAINVGPKMSGSVYSQEDMDLLSTVASQAAIAIENARLHRSEIDKQKIAEQLKIAQRIQQGLLPKTNPPIDRLDIAGISIPAMTVGGDYYDYIELPNNRLLVTVGDVSGKGVSAALYMAKVQGMIRFAAQQYDTPRSILSSVNRLIYEGMERNSFITMILALFDLDAGTVTVCRAGHTQPLVDLNGEMRFLGSDGMGLGLEPGEVFERALEEKTFPLREDGLLLLYSDGLTEAMDAEKHEFGEDRVIQIVQQARCETSAELQDMLIHEVELHRNGAEQNDDITIVVIRIR; from the coding sequence ATGCGCAATACCCTCAATGGCATATCAACGAGTTGGATCCGCCTGATGTATACGGTGTTCGCGATGCTGGTGCTCGCGGTGACATCGTACAATTTCATGCACATCATGGTGTGGCGTGTACCGAGCAATGATCAGTGCAAGTGGCAGCAGCTGTACTCCGACACCACACGTATTCACGTATATCACCTTTCTGAAGGGGGAGCTGCAGACAGGGGCGGACTCGAACCTGGTGACATTATCACCTCCGTCAATGGCGTCCCGGTGTCCCGCACCACCGATATTCGTCCCATTCTCGATGCGTCGCCACGCAGCGACAGCGTGCAGCTGGGCATTGAACGTGACCACCGCAGCAGGCAGATTCTGCTGACGCGCCACGAGGGTGAAGACACCCTTGGCGTTCTGCTGCGTGATCGCATTTTTGAAACCATGGTCATCACCGACATTGTGCAGGACGGCGTCACGGATCGTGCCGGGGTGAAAGATGGCGACGTGCTGCTCCGTATCGACGGCGTGAGTGTCAATAATCCGAGGGGACCGCAGTATTACCTGAACATGCACGAAGCGGGATCCACCGCCAGGTTCCTGGTCGATCGCGACGGTCAGCTGCGCACATTCAACGTCAGTGTGCGGAAAACTTTCAACTATCCTTACCTCGCGCAGTTTCTGCTCGGACTCGGTTTTCTGCTCGTGGGATATCTCGTGGTCATGGCGCGTCCCCAGGGAAGCATTCAGCGAAAATTTGCCAGGTTTGGCATATTCGCCATGTTCTTCTTCGGCATGTCGACGCTGGCCATCAGTGACTACTACGACCCGCTGTGGAAAGTACGCACCATGGGATCGATCAACCTGCTGGCACGGGCCCTGGCCCCACCGACCTTTATCAGCTTCTTCCTGTTCTTCCCCGTTCGTCGCGCCATCACACAGCGCCGGTGGCTGATGCCCGTTCTCTACGGAACGACGGCACTTGCCAGTCTGTATTCCCTCGCGTTTTATTTTCAGCGAGATCTGGGGTTGGTCCTCGGGAAGGAACTTGTGGCGGTGGCGGAAATCCTGCCGTATGCATTCTTCCTGACGGGACTTGGACTGTTCATCCACAGCTATTACCGGAAGGTCGAACCCGATCGTCGCGTTCAGCTGCGTCCCATCCTGCAGTCCGTTTTCATCGGTATCGCAGCGTTCCTGTATATCCTCATCCTCACGACGACGTACCGATTCGCCATCTTTCTGCAACCGTATCTGCTGATTCCCGCTTTGCTGGTCATCGGCATTCCGCCGGCATTCGGGTACTCCATCATCAAATACAGACTGATGGACTTTACGGTGATCGTCAAGCGCAGCCTCATGTACGGTCTGATCACGGCGGCGATCGCTGCGATCTATCTCGGCGTCGTGTTCGGTCTGGGAAGCCTGCTCGGTAATGTGCTGGGGGAAACGGACAATCAGCTGCTTACCCTGGTTGCCTTCATCGCCATCGCATTGTTGTTCGATCCTCTCAAACAGCGAGTGCAGCTTGGCATCGACAGGCTTTTTTACAGGGAGCGTTACAATTACCAGAAGGCACTGCTCGAATTCAGCAATGAACTGCCGAGGCAGATCAATCTCGAGCAGATTCTGAGCAGCGTGGTCAACCGGATTGCATCCACCATGCATGTCGAGAAAGTGTCGGTCGGACTCTGTGACGGCGACAACGGATGCAATGTGCTGAGTAAAAACATCCCTGAAGAGTTCGTGGAGTTTTCGGCGCAGGAAGGCGGTATTCTGCAGCTGCTCAAGAAAACGCGGGCTCCGTTTTCCGTTGCCCATCTCGATGAAGATGAACGCATCACGAGCGAGGTCGACAGACAGAAACTCGAAGCGTCAGGCATTATTCTGATGGTGCCCATGTTCCTGCAGGACCGCATGATCGGTGCGATCAATGTGGGACCCAAGATGAGCGGAAGCGTGTATTCACAGGAGGATATGGACTTGCTCTCGACCGTCGCCAGCCAGGCGGCCATCGCAATCGAGAATGCACGTCTGCATCGCTCTGAAATCGATAAGCAGAAAATTGCCGAGCAGCTCAAGATCGCACAGCGCATACAACAGGGACTGCTGCCGAAAACCAATCCCCCGATTGATCGCCTCGATATCGCTGGAATCTCCATTCCCGCCATGACTGTGGGCGGCGATTATTACGACTATATCGAGCTGCCGAACAACAGGCTTCTCGTTACCGTCGGCGACGTGTCCGGCAAGGGTGTTTCCGCTGCGCTGTACATGGCGAAAGTGCAGGGAATGATCCGCTTTGCCGCGCAGCAGTACGACACGCCACGCTCAATTCTCAGCAGCGTCAACCGTCTCATTTACGAAGGCATGGAACGCAATTCCTTCATAACGATGATCCTCGCCCTTTTCGACCTCGATGCAGGGACTGTGACCGTGTGCCGTGCGGGTCATACGCAGCCCCTTGTGGATCTCAATGGGGAAATGCGCTTCCTCGGATCGGACGGGATGGGTCTCGGTCTCGAACCCGGCGAGGTGTTCGAGCGGGCCCTGGAAGAAAAGACATTCCCGCTGCGGGAGGATGGACTGCTTCTGCTTTATTCCGATGGATTGACGGAAGCGATGGACGCGGAGAAGCATGAGTTCGGGGAAGACCGCGTGATTCAAATTGTGCAGCAGGCACGCTGTGAAACTTCGGCGGAACTGCAGGACATGCTCATCCATGAAGTCGAACTGCACCGCAACGGGGCTGAACAGAACGATGACATCACTATCGTAGTGATTCGTATTCGTTAA
- a CDS encoding sodium:solute symporter, translated as MASTLAFPDLLIVVCYILLVIGIGVYFTRRGTTRVDYFLAGRNIGWLAIGASLFATNISSEHLLGLAGTGSKSGLAVGHFEWLACLIVLLLGWVFTPFYLKSGVFTMPEFLERRYGKSARWYLSVISIVAYVLTKISISLYAGGILLNAVVGWDMYTSAVVIVLITGIYTVLGGLSAVIYTDLVQMFILIFGSVALTVIGLDRAGGWDAVVAATPPDFWHMFKPMSDPDFPWTGIVFGAPILGIWYWCTDQYIVQRVLSARNLDHAQAGTVFAGFLKILPVFILVLPGVVGYALSGGEVTGDASFAWMITTLLPEGLRGLVVAGLLAALMSSLSAMFNSTSTLFTMDIYQKLRPDAGEKKTVRVGRLVTVAMVVLGLLWIPFIGLLSDERMYVYLQSVQGYISPPIAAVFLFGIFWRRVNAKGAMASLLTGLFLGAFRFILEIAHKLDPFHNPVLVTMATVNFLHVAIFLFIVCSLVLVGVSLATAAPDRSRLVNLTFSETPREASRSSAMRRVNIAMSTVLVILLLLLWWQFR; from the coding sequence ATGGCCTCAACGCTCGCGTTCCCCGATCTGCTGATCGTCGTGTGCTACATTCTTCTCGTCATCGGCATCGGCGTGTACTTCACGCGGAGGGGAACGACGCGGGTCGACTATTTCCTCGCCGGAAGAAATATCGGCTGGCTGGCGATCGGCGCATCCCTTTTCGCGACGAATATTTCGAGTGAGCATTTGCTGGGACTCGCGGGAACGGGGTCCAAATCCGGTCTTGCCGTGGGACATTTTGAATGGCTGGCCTGCCTGATCGTGCTGTTGCTCGGCTGGGTATTCACGCCATTCTATCTCAAGTCGGGCGTGTTCACCATGCCCGAGTTCCTCGAGCGGCGATACGGAAAAAGTGCCCGGTGGTATCTGAGCGTCATTTCCATCGTTGCGTATGTACTGACAAAAATTTCCATTTCCCTCTACGCGGGCGGAATCCTCTTGAACGCCGTGGTGGGATGGGACATGTACACCTCCGCTGTCGTGATCGTGCTTATCACCGGCATCTATACCGTGCTCGGCGGACTCAGCGCCGTGATCTATACTGATCTCGTGCAAATGTTCATTCTCATCTTCGGGTCTGTTGCGTTGACAGTGATTGGACTCGATCGTGCCGGGGGCTGGGATGCCGTGGTGGCTGCGACGCCCCCGGATTTCTGGCATATGTTCAAGCCCATGAGCGATCCGGATTTTCCATGGACCGGCATCGTTTTCGGCGCCCCGATACTGGGGATCTGGTACTGGTGCACGGATCAGTATATCGTGCAGCGCGTGCTCAGCGCCCGCAATCTCGATCATGCGCAGGCGGGTACGGTTTTCGCCGGTTTCCTGAAAATCCTCCCCGTATTCATCCTCGTGCTGCCCGGCGTGGTGGGGTACGCACTCTCGGGCGGTGAAGTCACGGGCGATGCGAGCTTTGCCTGGATGATCACCACACTGCTTCCGGAGGGACTCCGCGGATTGGTCGTGGCAGGACTGCTGGCTGCGCTCATGTCGTCGCTCAGCGCAATGTTCAACTCCACGTCCACCCTCTTCACCATGGATATCTATCAGAAGCTGCGTCCCGACGCAGGCGAGAAGAAAACCGTTCGCGTGGGACGGCTGGTCACGGTCGCGATGGTAGTGCTCGGACTACTGTGGATTCCGTTTATTGGTTTGCTGAGCGATGAGCGTATGTACGTGTATCTGCAGAGCGTCCAGGGCTACATTTCTCCACCCATCGCCGCGGTTTTCCTCTTCGGCATTTTCTGGCGGCGCGTGAACGCGAAAGGCGCCATGGCTTCCCTGCTGACAGGACTGTTTCTCGGTGCATTCCGCTTCATACTTGAAATCGCGCACAAACTCGATCCATTTCACAACCCGGTGCTAGTGACCATGGCGACGGTGAATTTTCTTCATGTCGCAATTTTCCTGTTTATTGTCTGCTCGCTCGTCCTCGTGGGCGTCTCACTCGCAACAGCCGCCCCCGACCGCAGCCGGCTGGTTAATCTCACATTTTCGGAAACACCCCGGGAGGCAAGCCGCAGCAGCGCCATGCGTCGCGTCAATATCGCGATGTCCACAGTGCTCGTCATCCTCCTCCTGCTGCTCTGGTGGCAGTTCCGCTAA
- a CDS encoding DUF4968 domain-containing protein has protein sequence MKQRITFTLLLLLLVAPFTRADRYTFLGSYTSHSTTDRTLTVQATNNVLKLTLVDSAIVRVQVGRDGVIQDIPSYAVVAGENPLLRWDIEDHPGDLTLRFPGGSIVLEKFPVRLILRDTRDSVLIEDAPAFGHAWDGKEVQVWKRLHDDERFYGLGEKTGGLNKRGSNWTMWNSDVPGYGEAQDPLYVSVPFFIGVRDVGAYGVFFDNSYRSTFNLGAASDRVFSFGAEDGEMNYYLFSGPALPDVVRQYTHLTGRIPLPPMWAFGNQQSRWSYYPEFEVRDIAQNFRNRKLPCDVIYLDIRYMDRFKVFTWDSSGFADPAALLADLEDDGFKIVPIIDPGVKIEAGYEVYEEGVRNGYFARYPDGQLYSGEVWPGWCHFPDFTSSTVRSWWGAHYADMAAMGVDGFWNDMNEPAVWGREFPLLVEFDDEGRESTIKKIHNVYGLLMARASYEGLLAARADTRPFILTRAGFAGSQRYAAVWTGDNRARWEDLRLALRMCQGLGLSGMAFCGPDIGGFIGHPTPELYVRWMQAAVFTPFMRTHSHLDTPDQSPWSFGEWSEDIARHYLNLRYEMLPYMYSEFHRASQDGTPFMRPLFYDFPKDAACYSSAWEHSFMAGPSLLVAPVVEAGAQSREVYLPPGRWIDAWTGESHEGGQSILVKAPMERLPYFYRAGAIIPRRNVQQYTGESPMTELILDIVPKDQARYTLYLDRGDGFGHLQGEFDEIHFSLYNDGLSWVIRTESSPGRYAAAIKSIRFRILGSSTMPRGVAINDEALLFENEEEREQAHVLQDVGAHRFEISLPFRTGSQVYRFEY, from the coding sequence ATGAAACAGCGCATCACGTTCACACTTCTGCTCCTGCTCCTCGTTGCCCCCTTCACCCGGGCCGATCGCTACACTTTCCTCGGTTCGTACACCTCCCATTCGACGACGGACCGCACACTTACCGTGCAGGCGACCAACAATGTACTCAAACTCACCCTTGTCGACAGCGCTATCGTTCGGGTGCAGGTCGGCAGGGACGGTGTCATACAGGATATCCCGAGCTACGCGGTGGTGGCCGGCGAAAACCCGCTTCTGCGCTGGGACATTGAGGACCATCCGGGCGACCTGACACTGCGTTTTCCCGGCGGCAGCATCGTCCTCGAGAAATTCCCCGTCCGCCTCATACTGCGCGATACGCGCGACAGCGTGCTGATCGAGGACGCCCCCGCGTTCGGTCACGCATGGGACGGGAAAGAGGTGCAGGTCTGGAAACGGCTGCACGATGACGAAAGATTCTATGGGCTGGGAGAAAAGACCGGGGGACTCAACAAACGCGGGAGCAACTGGACGATGTGGAATTCCGACGTGCCCGGATACGGGGAAGCGCAGGATCCCCTGTACGTCTCTGTTCCGTTTTTCATCGGTGTGCGTGATGTCGGTGCATACGGCGTCTTTTTCGACAACAGCTATCGCAGCACGTTCAACCTCGGCGCGGCCAGCGACCGGGTGTTTTCCTTCGGTGCAGAAGACGGCGAGATGAATTACTACCTGTTCAGCGGCCCCGCCCTGCCGGATGTGGTCAGACAATACACGCATCTGACCGGTCGTATCCCGCTGCCCCCGATGTGGGCATTCGGGAATCAGCAGTCGCGGTGGAGTTACTATCCCGAATTTGAAGTGCGGGATATTGCGCAGAATTTCAGAAACCGGAAACTCCCCTGCGATGTCATATATCTCGACATCCGCTACATGGATCGTTTCAAGGTGTTCACATGGGACAGCAGTGGTTTCGCGGACCCCGCCGCATTGCTCGCGGACCTCGAGGATGATGGTTTCAAGATCGTCCCCATCATCGATCCCGGTGTAAAAATCGAAGCGGGTTACGAGGTCTATGAGGAGGGGGTACGCAACGGATATTTTGCACGCTACCCGGATGGACAGCTGTACAGCGGCGAGGTGTGGCCCGGCTGGTGTCATTTCCCCGATTTCACAAGCAGTACCGTACGCAGCTGGTGGGGCGCGCATTATGCGGACATGGCGGCGATGGGTGTGGACGGCTTCTGGAACGACATGAATGAACCGGCGGTCTGGGGCCGGGAATTTCCTCTGCTCGTCGAGTTCGACGACGAAGGACGGGAATCCACGATCAAGAAAATCCACAATGTTTACGGTCTGCTCATGGCCAGAGCTTCGTATGAAGGCCTCCTTGCAGCACGGGCCGATACGCGACCATTTATCCTTACCCGCGCCGGCTTTGCGGGGTCGCAGCGATATGCGGCGGTGTGGACAGGCGACAATCGCGCACGTTGGGAAGATCTGCGCCTTGCGTTGCGCATGTGCCAGGGACTCGGACTTTCCGGCATGGCGTTCTGCGGCCCGGATATCGGCGGCTTCATCGGGCATCCCACGCCGGAACTCTACGTACGCTGGATGCAGGCGGCGGTATTCACGCCGTTCATGCGCACACACAGTCACCTGGACACGCCGGATCAATCTCCGTGGTCGTTTGGAGAATGGTCCGAAGATATCGCACGGCATTACCTGAATCTGCGCTACGAAATGCTCCCGTACATGTACTCTGAATTCCACCGTGCTTCGCAGGACGGCACGCCGTTCATGCGCCCGCTGTTCTATGATTTCCCGAAGGACGCCGCATGCTACAGCAGTGCGTGGGAGCACAGCTTCATGGCCGGACCTTCCCTGCTCGTCGCCCCCGTGGTGGAGGCGGGAGCGCAGTCACGTGAGGTCTATCTGCCCCCCGGCAGATGGATCGATGCGTGGACAGGCGAAAGTCATGAGGGAGGACAGAGCATCCTGGTGAAAGCCCCCATGGAGCGCCTCCCGTATTTCTACCGGGCAGGTGCCATCATTCCGCGACGCAATGTGCAGCAGTATACCGGCGAATCCCCGATGACGGAGCTGATCCTCGATATCGTCCCGAAGGATCAGGCGCGGTACACGCTCTATCTCGACAGGGGTGACGGTTTCGGCCACCTGCAGGGTGAATTTGATGAGATTCACTTTTCCCTTTACAATGACGGACTTTCCTGGGTGATCCGCACCGAGAGCAGTCCGGGCCGATATGCTGCAGCGATTAAAAGCATCCGCTTTCGCATTCTCGGTTCCTCGACCATGCCGCGCGGCGTGGCAATCAACGACGAAGCGCTGCTGTTTGAAAACGAAGAGGAGCGCGAACAGGCACATGTGCTGCAGGATGTCGGTGCGCACCGTTTCGAAATCAGCCTGCCCTTCCGAACCGGCAGCCAGGTCTATCGATTTGAGTACTGA